A window of the Streptomyces formicae genome harbors these coding sequences:
- a CDS encoding GPW/gp25 family protein produces MSAPDIIGAGWSFPAGRDTDGNAQLAVGTDDIEQAIHLILATAPGERPMRPEFGCAIHDLVFAPVNASTAGLMEQAVREALERWEPRAELDSVTVLGDEADEALVYISIWYRPRGSSDPRNLVFPFYTIPSHAPDMP; encoded by the coding sequence GTGTCAGCTCCGGACATCATCGGGGCGGGGTGGTCGTTCCCCGCCGGCCGGGACACCGACGGCAATGCACAACTGGCCGTCGGCACTGACGACATCGAGCAGGCCATCCATCTCATCCTCGCCACCGCGCCCGGGGAGCGTCCGATGCGACCCGAGTTCGGCTGCGCCATCCACGACCTGGTCTTCGCACCTGTCAATGCGAGTACCGCCGGGCTGATGGAACAGGCCGTCCGCGAGGCACTGGAGCGGTGGGAACCCCGCGCCGAACTCGACAGTGTGACGGTCCTCGGCGACGAGGCCGACGAGGCGCTGGTGTACATCAGCATCTGGTACCGCCCCCGCGGCAGCAGCGACCCGCGCAACCTCGTCTTCCCCTTCTACACCATCCCATCTCACGCTCCGGACATGCCATGA